A stretch of Nitrospirota bacterium DNA encodes these proteins:
- a CDS encoding CZB domain-containing protein — protein sequence MNFDDAINAHSIWKLKLMVYLKNPDKSIKSDEIEMDNLCVLGKWIYGDGKKHECFPEYEVLKIEHKKFHRAAAEVVVRADAGQNVTEAIALGGASPYSEASNAVIRAIIKMKNRCKN from the coding sequence TTGAATTTTGATGACGCCATAAATGCGCATAGTATTTGGAAACTTAAACTTATGGTTTATTTAAAGAATCCAGATAAATCAATAAAATCAGATGAAATAGAGATGGATAATCTTTGCGTTTTAGGAAAATGGATTTACGGAGATGGGAAAAAGCACGAATGTTTTCCCGAATACGAAGTACTAAAGATTGAACATAAGAAATTTCATAGAGCGGCTGCTGAGGTGGTGGTAAGAGCCGACGCCGGTCAAAATGTGACCGAAGCAATTGCACTTGGAGGTGCAAGCCCTTACTCAGAAGCATCTAATGCAGTAATTAGAGCAATTATTAAGATGAAGAATAGGTGTAAAAATTAA